Proteins encoded by one window of Bubalus kerabau isolate K-KA32 ecotype Philippines breed swamp buffalo chromosome 22, PCC_UOA_SB_1v2, whole genome shotgun sequence:
- the LOC129637069 gene encoding small kinetochore-associated protein-like codes for MVRKIRNEKLDVVGGTAVIADHLLNQSDEACGQEQQAPGPQPCRLVTMTSVVKTVYTLQPSCVLSSGLPADAQTRATFKSQLPVKSKEVDVSRPHSGASENDVTKIIKPRRENGQVKATDTSRRNLRKSYKPLSKQKPEEELKDKNQLLEAVNKQLHQKLIETQGELKDLTQKVELLEKFQDNRLAILESKGLNPGSETLASQQDSTADHVDSMLLLQTLQDELKLFNETAKKQMEELHASKVELKEEERAQFLEQQTLCSSQVNDFTTALEEMEQLLGI; via the coding sequence aaaataagaaatgagaaGCTAGACGTGGTCGGTGGTACGGCAGTTATTGCCGATCATCTTTTGAACCAGAGCGACGAGGCGTGCGGGCAGGAGCAGCAGGCACCTGGGCCCCAGCCGTGCCGCCTCGTTACGATGACCAGCGTGGTTAAGACAGTGTACACCCTGCAGCCCTCCTGTGTGCTGAGCAGCGGTCTGCCCGCAGATGCACAAACTCGAGCCACTTTTAAGAGCCAGTTACCTGTTAAGTCCAAAGAAGTTGATGTTTCCAGACCTCATTCAGGAGCTTCAGAGAATGATGTTACAAAAATCATCAAACCGAGACGAGAGAATGGGCAGGTGAAGGCTACAGACACCTCCAGGAGGAACCTCAGGAAGAGCTACAAACCATTGAGTAAACAGAAACCGGAAGAAGAGCTCAAGGATAAGAACCAACTCTTAGAGGCTGTCAACAAGCAGTTGCACCAGAAATTGATTGAAACTCAGGGAGAGCTGAAGGACCTGACTCAAAAAGTAGAGCTGCTGGAGAAGTTTCAGGACAACCGTTTGGCAATTTTAGAAAGCAAAGGCCTCAACCCAGGCAGTGAGACCCTGGCGTCACAGCAAGACTCCACCGCAGATCACGTGGACTCCATGCTGCTGTTACAAACTTTGCAAGATGAACTGAAGCTTTTTAACGAAACAGCCAAAAAGCAGATGGAGGAGTTACATGCCTCAAAGGTAGAGttgaaagaagaagagagagcccagttCCTTGAACAACAGACCTTATGTAGCAGTCAAGTAAATGATTTCACAACAGCCCTTGAGGAAATGGAGCAGCTATTAGGAATATGA